From a region of the Macrobrachium nipponense isolate FS-2020 chromosome 3, ASM1510439v2, whole genome shotgun sequence genome:
- the LOC135222401 gene encoding protein BCAP-like: protein MPADQEEDDSEDFLDNAVSASKDVDEMNFENLELEIQILRKEVHALEDDKRKLENENKMQFRDLMEEIQNLRDENMGKHIENLKEKNVQCEDTLNSLQKELRNLDRQNNEMEMNMAHMKKEKTEQEEKIGDLEKEVQTLTEDKRKLETEQKKQFRDLLEEIQNLRDENMGKDKHIENLKENNIQSEDTINSLQKDLRNLDRQNNEMEINMAHMKKEKLSRKRRSEI, encoded by the coding sequence ATGCCAGCTGACCAGGAGGAGGACGACAGTGAAGACTTCCTCGACAACGCAGTGTCGGCTTCCAAGGACGTCGATGAAATGAACTTCGAGAATCTCGAATTGGAAATTCAGATTCTTCGAAAGGAGGTCCATGCATTGGAAGATGACAAAAGGAAActagagaatgaaaataaaatgcaatttagAGATCTAATGGAGGAAATCCAAAATCTTCGAGATGAAAATATGGGCAAACACATTgaaaatctgaaagaaaaaaacGTTCAGTGTGAAGATACCTTAAACAGTTTGCAGAAAGAGCTGAGGAATCTTGACCGACAGAATAATGAAATGGAGATGAATATGGcccatatgaaaaaagaaaaaactgagcaGGAAGAGAAGATCGGAGATTTGGAAAAGGAGGTCCAGACATTGACAGAAGACAAAAGGAAACTAGAGACTGAACAGAAAAAGCAATTTAGAGATCTATTGGAGGAAATCCAAAATCTTCGCGATGAAAATATGGGCAAGGACAAACACATTgaaaatctgaaagaaaataaCATTCAGAGTGAAGATACCATAAACAGTTTGCAGAAAGACCTAAGGAATCTTGACCGACAGAACAATGAAATGGAGATAAATATGGCCCatatgaagaaagaaaaactgaGCAGGAAGAGAAGATCGGAGATTTGA